The Artemia franciscana unplaced genomic scaffold, ASM3288406v1 PGA_scaffold_34, whole genome shotgun sequence genome includes a window with the following:
- the LOC136041729 gene encoding uncharacterized protein LOC136041729 produces the protein MGRIKVPYHLLQANPSLETTEKQIDLNVYCMEIIHALGVAESAAVPQRRVRIGTEAPRWKENPLLAQLCHASKFWHKMWMDIGKPWSGAVNTVRIYLKRKFAKCLQKHNATILNENSSTLKSDPNAVWNFLKGKKRCDCNGPSLWPTEEQWNSNYKIEFAAPDAQLVSKYKDNLDLLLSEASPSLGFVVTVSDVQAAIIKAKKKFSRGIDQVCGIHLAHGSQSVLEHLTLLYQMIFTCGLVPDSFCVGVFTPVLKKGKDPAQCGSHRPITVVPVPCNIFELLFIDELCRVCESPDNQFVFKQSVSREHVHHLICNVLLECDQIGERVTAPSHDVRRAFDSGVHAQILSCELKRGLDR, from the coding sequence ATGGGAAGGATCAAGGTACCCTACCACCTTCTACAAGCAAATCCCAGTCTAGAAACCACTGAgaaacagattgatttaaatgtATATTGCATGGAAATAATCCATGCTTTGGGAGTCGCTGAAAGTGCTGCGGTACCACAACGCAGAGTTCGCATTGGTACTGAAGCTCCACGCTGGAAAGAAAACCCACTCCTAGCTCAGCTTTGTCATGCTTCTAAGTTTTGGCACAAAATGTGGATGGATATAGGAAAGCCCTGGTCAGGTGCTGTGAATACGGTGCGGATTTATCTGAAAAGAAAGTTTGCCAAATGCCTGCAGAAGCACAATGCTACCATTCTGAACGAAAATAGTAGCACGCTGAAAAGTGACCCAAATGCCGTGTGGAATTTCcttaaagggaaaaaaagatGTGATTGCAACGGTCCCAGCCTCTGGCCCACAGAAGAACAGTGGAATAGTAATTACAAAATAGAATTTGCAGCACCCGACGCTCAGCTTGTGTCGAAATATAAAGATAACCTTGATCTCCTGTTAAGTGAAGCATCGCCTTCACTCGGGTTTGTGGTAACTGTTTCTGATGTTCAGGCGGCGATAATTAAAGCAAAGAAGAAGTTCTCGCGAGGCATTGACCAAGTTTGTGGCATACATTTAGCTCATGGCAGCCAAAGCGTCCTTGAGCATCTCACTCTGTTATACCAGATGATCTTCACTTGCGGTTTAGTGCCAGATTCCTTTTGTGTTGGGGTTTTCACGCCGgtattaaagaaaggaaaagacccTGCTCAATGCGGCTCTCACCGCCCCATAACAGTTGTCCCAGTTCCTTGCAATATTTTTgagcttctttttattgatgagTTATGTAGAGTCTGTGAAAGCCCTGATAACCAATTTGTATTTAAACAATCTGTTAGTAGGGAACATGTTCACCATCTCATTTGTAATGTACTTTTAGAGTGTGACCAGATAGGGGAAAGGGTTACAGCACCTAGTCATGATGTACGCCGAGCGTTCGATTCTGGAGTCCATGCTCAGATACTGTCGTGTGAGCTCAAGCGTGGCCTTGACAGATGA